AGACTCACCTTCGCCCGGAGCACGAACCTGCGCAGCCGAGTGAGAAAATCGCCGGCGACGGCGGACGGAATCTGCAGGACGAAGCCACCGGGCAGGCGAGCGATGCGGAACGTGGCGAGGAGGCGGCCCTTGGCGGAGCAGAATCCCGACCAGGTCCAGCGTCCTGACGCCAGGTGCTGGACGTCCGCCGTGAACTGACCGTTGAGGAAGGAAGCGGCGTCCGGCCCGGTCACGTCGGCGCGGGCAAGTCCGGGACGCAGGAACGGATCGCGGGACAACCCCGAACAGATCAAAGCGCCGGGGGCGGGAATCTCCGATGATCGTTGCATGGAACGGGGGTCCCGGAAGGAAGGAGTGACCGGGCCGATTATAGAGAGTCGACAATGCGGCAGGTGTCGGGCGGTGCCGGGCGTACGAGTTGCGGGTGGCTGACGCATGAACAGTTTTGAATTCCCGTTGGTGCTTCGCGGTTCGCGCGGTTTCGCCCTGGTTCTGGGAGGCGTTCATGTCCTGGCCGCGGCAGCCGCCGCGCTTTCCGGCATGCCCGCTTACCTCGCGGCGCCGTCGGCCGTTCTGCTGGTGGGTTGGGGCGTTCGCCAGATCCGCGTACACGCCTTGCGATCGGCGAAGAGCGCCATTGCAGAGGTGACGCTGCGCCCGGACGGAACCGCTCGGCTCGCCGTCAGGGACGGAACGCTCGTTCCGGGCAGGCTCGTGTCGGTTCCCCTCAGCGGTCGCTGGCTGACCGTGCTCTCATTCACCGGCGTGCCCGCTGCGTACCGCACACTGGTGCTGGCAAGGGACGAATGCGAGCCCGAAAGCTACCGGAGACTGCGGGTTTTCGTGCGCTGGGGGCCCTGGCGCCGCGCCGATGGCGCAGAGCAAGGTGAAGCGCTTTGAACGAATGCCATGACGCTGCTGAAACTCCGCCTGCCGGGCGTTGTCTGTGCCGCATCGGTGTGAAAGTGCTTGTATCCCGTGGACCGGGCCGACAGCTATACTCGGGCGCTTTGGCAATTGGAGCGTGTCGGGTATGCCGAGGAGAGGCGGACCGGGACAAGCCGCATGAGCGATCGCGAAATCGACCAGCAGCTGGTCGAACGGGCGCAGCGCGGGGACAAGCGGGCGTTCGAGCTGCTGGTGGCAAAATACCAGCGCAAGCTCGGCCGGCTGTTGTCGCGTTTCATCCGCGATTCGGCGGAAGTGGAGGACGTGGCGCAGGAAGCGTTCATCAAGGCCTACCGGGCATTGCCGTCGTTCCGGGGAGAGAGCGCGTTCTACACCTGGCTCTACCGGATCGGGATCAACACGGCCAAGAACTACCTGGTGGCGATGGGACGGCGCGCGCCCACGACGACGGAGTTCGACAGCGAGGAAGCGGAAAGCTTCGAGGACGGCGACCAGCTGCGGGATGTCAACACGCCCGAAGCCGAGTTGATGACGAAGCAGATCGCGAACACCGTGAACGAAACCATGCTGGAGTTGCCTGAGGAACTCAGGATGGCAATCACGCTGCGGGAGATCGAAGGTCTGTCCTACGAGGACATCGCCACGATCATGAACTGCCCCATAGGAACGGTGCGCTCCCGCATCTTCCGGGCGCAGGAAACCATCGCAGAACGGCTAAGGCCTTTGTTGGGAACGAGCAAGGACAAGAGATGGTAGAGCAGGAACGTGTTTCGGCGCTCATGGACGGGGAACTCGACGGCGAGGACCTGGGCGCCCGGTTGAAGAAGACGGCCGAGGATGGGGATCTGGCGCAATGCTGGGATACCTATCACCTGATCGGGGATGTCCTGCGGGGCGAAAACGCATTCAGCACCGGCTTCGCATCGAAGGTATCCCTGGCCCTCGCGCAGGAACCCACCATTCTCGCGCCCCGACCTCCTGCCTCCGGCAGGGTGGCCCGAAAGCCCTACGTCTTTGCGCTCTCCGCAGCCGCCACCATCGCAGGCGTGGCCGTCGTGGGATGGCTCGCAACCCTGAATCCCCCCGGGGCTCCCGCGTTGGCACCGTCCACCGTTGCGACGGTTCCGTCCGAGGGACCCATCAAGGCAAGCATGACCGCGCAGCAGATGGACGCGGACGTCAGCGACTACATGATGGCTCACCAGGAATACTCGCCCACCGGCGCCATTCACGGCGCCGCCTCCTACGTCCGGACCGTTTCGACTCGATAACCGCTCCTTCCCATGACGCTCCAACTCTGGCGCGGCTGGTCGGTTCTGATCGGAGGCTGCCTGGCGGCATCGACGGCTCTGGCCGATGCGCTGCCCCAGGCTGACGCCCTCAACTGGCTCCAGCGCATCGCCACGGCGGCACGGCAACTCAATTACGCAGGCACCTTCGTCTACCAGCAGGGAGACACGGTCGAAACGTCCCGGATCGTTCACGTGATGGACGGAACGAACGAGATCGAACGCCTCGAGACCCTCGACGGTCCCCGGCGCGAAGTCGTGCGCAACAACGAGATCGTCTTCACCTATCACCCCGACAGCAAGTCGTTCCGTGTCGATCGCCGGCGTCCCCGCCGGACGTTTCCGCAGATCCTTCCCGACCAGCTCACCGCCGTCACGGACCATTACCACGTCAAGAAGGCGGACGTGGAACGGGTGGCCGATCACGATGCTCAGACGCTGATCCTGGAACCCAAGGACAGCATGCGGTACGGACACAAGTTCTGGGCCGATGCCAATACGGGCCTGCTGCTCAAGGCGAAGATGATCGGCGAGCGCGGGCAGGTCATCGAGCAGTTCGCCTTCACCCAGGTGCAGATCGGCGGCCAGATCTCGCGTCAGCTCCTTCAACCCAGCATGCCGCTACCTGCCCCGGGACCGTCGCAGGATGCTTCCCAGGAGAGTGCGGCGGCGGAATCGGAATGGGTGATCAAGTCGCCGCCCGCGGGTTTTCGCAAGATCGTGGAGGTGCGACGGGCGAAGGACAGCGCGCCGCCGGCCTACGTGACGCACATGGTGCTTTCCGATGGCCTTGCCGCCATCTCGGTGTTCATCGAGCCGGCCAGGCAGAAGGTGGCGGAAGGGCTCGTGCAGCGCGGCGCCATCAACATCTATACGCGGGTGCTGGGTGACCAGCGCATCACGGTGCTGGGGGAGGCCCCGGCCGTGACAGTCGTCACCATCGCCAACGCTCTGACGCCCAGGTCCCGCCAGCCCTGAATTCCCGGCGTCCGAGGCGCCGCTTTCCGAACGACAAGAGAGGACTCCGCGCTTCCATGATGAAACCTCTGTACGGTCTGCTGTTCTCCCTGGTGCTCGCCGTTCCGGCGTCCGCGCGCGATCTGCCGGACTTCACCGACCTGGTCGACGAGCAGGGGCCCACGGTCGTCAACATCAGCACGACCTCCCTGCGTGCTGCCGCGGGACCGGGAGGAGAGGAGGATCCGCTCGAATTCTTCAGGCGTCCGCCGGGACAGGCTCCCCGCGACAACGAGGCGCGGTCGCTCGGCTCCGGATTCATCATCAGCGCGGACGGTTACATCCTCACCAACGCCCACGTCGTGGAGGCCGGAGACGAAGTCACGGTCCGACTGACGGACAAGCGCGAATACACGGCCAAGGTGATCGGCAGCGACCGCCGGTCCGACGTCGCGCTCATCAAGATCGAGGCGGGCTCGCTGCCGGTCGTGCGCATCGGCGATCCCAACAAGCTGCGCGTCGGGGAATGGGTGCTGGCCATCGGCTCGCCCTTCGGCTTCGAGAACACCGTGACCGCCGGG
Above is a window of Betaproteobacteria bacterium DNA encoding:
- a CDS encoding sigma-E factor negative regulatory protein, whose translation is MVEQERVSALMDGELDGEDLGARLKKTAEDGDLAQCWDTYHLIGDVLRGENAFSTGFASKVSLALAQEPTILAPRPPASGRVARKPYVFALSAAATIAGVAVVGWLATLNPPGAPALAPSTVATVPSEGPIKASMTAQQMDADVSDYMMAHQEYSPTGAIHGAASYVRTVSTR
- a CDS encoding MucB/RseB C-terminal domain-containing protein → MTLQLWRGWSVLIGGCLAASTALADALPQADALNWLQRIATAARQLNYAGTFVYQQGDTVETSRIVHVMDGTNEIERLETLDGPRREVVRNNEIVFTYHPDSKSFRVDRRRPRRTFPQILPDQLTAVTDHYHVKKADVERVADHDAQTLILEPKDSMRYGHKFWADANTGLLLKAKMIGERGQVIEQFAFTQVQIGGQISRQLLQPSMPLPAPGPSQDASQESAAAESEWVIKSPPAGFRKIVEVRRAKDSAPPAYVTHMVLSDGLAAISVFIEPARQKVAEGLVQRGAINIYTRVLGDQRITVLGEAPAVTVVTIANALTPRSRQP
- the rpoE gene encoding RNA polymerase sigma factor RpoE, with protein sequence MSDREIDQQLVERAQRGDKRAFELLVAKYQRKLGRLLSRFIRDSAEVEDVAQEAFIKAYRALPSFRGESAFYTWLYRIGINTAKNYLVAMGRRAPTTTEFDSEEAESFEDGDQLRDVNTPEAELMTKQIANTVNETMLELPEELRMAITLREIEGLSYEDIATIMNCPIGTVRSRIFRAQETIAERLRPLLGTSKDKRW